Below is a genomic region from Isosphaeraceae bacterium EP7.
CTCTGGTGTGCCGGCTGTCCCGCTCGGGGCATCGTCGGGTAGCCAGGTCGGGACCGGATAAGCGCTGAAAGCATCTAAGCGCGAAGCCCCCTCCAAGACGAGGTTTCCAGTGACTTCAGGTCACGAAGGCTCCTGGAAGACGACCAGGTCGATAGGCCGGGAGTGTAAGGCGGGCGACCGCCTCAGCCGACCGGTACTAACAGCCAAGACGCTTGACCACCCCGACTCGGCCCCGCCCCACCAAGGCGGGCCACCCGAGACGAACAGGGTGAGTCCTCAACCTGCCGCGAGTGCCCGCACCCTCGACCTCCGTCGAAATGCGGAATCACCGCTCCGGCCCATCTTTCGCCACGAGACGAGGCGTCCAACGACGCCCCTCGCGGACGATCGCATCCCGCCCGAAGATTCTGATCGCGTGACTGACCGGATTGCCAGAGCAGCATCCACCGCGAACGTCGGGCCTGACCGCCCGCCGTCCGCTTTCCCGGCGACCATACTGGCGGGGCCACACCCGTTCCCATCCCGAACACGGCCGTTAAGCCCGCCAGGCCCATGATAGTGCGCAAGCGCGAAAGTCGGTCATCGCCGGGATCCCCCAATCGCCCAACGCCCCGCCGATTCCCCCCACGGAATCGGCGGGGCATTCGGCGTTTCGAATGACGCGGCTTTCAATCTCCGATTACCCTCCTTCCCGGAGAGATCAGATTGAGGACGTCCATGGGCTGGTCCTGGCTTTCCAGAGGCGTTCTCTTTGTCTTGGCCTTCGTTTGTTCGCTTCTTTTCGTGCTCAAATTTGCCTGGTACGATCGACCGCCTCTCGCTCTAACTCCCACCAAATCGCTGAATCGCACAGCCACGCTTCCTGCAGGGGCTCCGATGCGAATTGATCCCAAGGATCAGGCTCGCGTCGGTCGCGAGCGGTCGGACAATGGTTTGCGCATGAGGTTCTGCTGGTGTCCCCCAGGTTCCTATCAGAGGCGTGTTGCGTCAGATCGTCAGCCTCAAGCCGGCTCTGTCAGTTTCGAGCTTGTGATTCTGGGCCACGAATATTGGATGGGGCAATTCGAGGTCACACAGGCCCAATGGCAATCTGTCATGGGGAAGACTCTGTTGGAACAGAGGGCAATGGATCCGTCCCAGCCGCGTCCTTTGGGAGATGAGTCCATGCGGGATCATGTCGGGCTGGGGCCCGACTACCCCATTTACTTCACAAGCTATTCCGAGGCCGAGGAGTTTTGCCGCAGGCTCACCAAGGCCGAGCTTGCCGCGAGGCGTGTCGAACCGGGCTGGGAATATCGATTACCAACCGAGGCCCAATGGGAGTTTGCTTGCCGCTCAGGGACGATGACGGCGACCGCGTTTGGCGATCAACTCAGCAGTCTTCAGGCGAACTTTGACGGAACCCAGCCATTCCAGGGAGCAGCCGTCGGCCCCTATCTCCATGAAACGACTCAGGTTGGTCGATTCCCAGCCAATGGGTGGGGGTTGCATGATATGCATGGCAATGTCTGGGAATGGTGCCTCGAGGACTCCGCGGAAGAATCCGGCGGAGCGACTGGCGCGCCGGTAAAGAACTCGTCCTCACAACGGCCATATCGGGGTGGGTGCTGGCATAATCCGGGCTCCCTCTGCCTTTCGACGTCGCGTGGCCAGGGCGAGGCCGGCACTCGAGGTTCCGGTCTAGGGTTCCGGGTCGCCCTCGTCCGGAGCGAACCTTGAAGAATGAATTCCGTCGGTTGCTTTCGATTCTCGGGCTGATGACTCGTTGAGAGGCGACGTTCCGGCTAGAATTGGGTGTTGACCTGTCTTCAGATTGGGTGTTCTCCGTCCCGGAAAGATTCGTTTCCATGAAGCGTCCTCTGTTGCAGGCGACGACGGCGGAGCTTGCCGGCTGGATGGCCGAGCGGGGTTATCCTGGGTATCGCGCCAAGCAGGTGATTCGCTGGGTCTTCGAGCGGCGCGGGACTCAGTTTGACGCGATGTCGGATCTGCCCAAGGGATTGCGGGCGGATCTGGAGGCGGAGTGGGTGGTCTTCCAGATGGAGATCGCCCACCAGAGTGTTGCCCCGGACGGGACCGATAAGCTGCTGCTCAGCTGTTCCGATGGGCGGCGGGTTGAGTGTGTTTTGATCCCTGAGGGGGATCGTCGGACGGTCTGCATCAGCACCCAGGTTGGCTGCGGGATGGGGTGCGTCTTCTGCGCGAGCGGGTTGAAGGGGGTCGAGCGCAACCTGACCTCGGGGGAGATTCTCGAGCAGGTGATCCAGATGCGGAACCTGTTGCCCGAAGATGGACGGCTGTCCAATATTGTGGTGATGGGGATGGGGGAGAGCCTGGCGAATCTGGACAACCTCATCGTCGCGCTGGACCGGATCTGCTCGACGGAGGGTCTGGGGATGTCCCAGCGTCGGGTGACGATCTCGACGGTCGGATTGCCCGAGAAGATGAGGGCGCTGGCGGCCCTGGATCGGCAGTATCACCTTGCCGTGTCGCTGCATGCGCCGACGGAGCAGCTTCGCAATGAGCTGGTCCCGATTAACGACAAGATCGGGCTGACGGCCGTTGTCGAGGCGGCCGATGCCTATTTTCGGTCGTCGGGACGGCGGGTGACCTATGAATATGTCATGCTGCGTGGGATCAACGACCGGGCCGAGGATGCCTCAGCGATGGTCGGTTTGCTGAGGGCTCGCAAGGCGCACGTGAACCTGATCCCGTACAATCCGGTGGCGGGCCTGCCGTACGAGCGGCCTTCGCCTGCGTCGGTCCGCCGGTTTGAGGGGATCGTGTCGGCGGGCGGGGTGAGCGTCAGCGTGAGGAAGACGAAGGGGCAGGAGATCGACGCGGCGTGTGGGCAACTGCGCAAGCGGGTCGAAGACGCGGCGACGGCTGTGGCCGACTGACGCGGCATTATTGCACACTCGACGGCCCGACGATGGGAAGCGGTCGTGGTGGTTGAAGGGGGATGGACCTCGTGGCCGACGGCGAG
It encodes:
- the rlmN gene encoding 23S rRNA (adenine(2503)-C(2))-methyltransferase RlmN yields the protein MKRPLLQATTAELAGWMAERGYPGYRAKQVIRWVFERRGTQFDAMSDLPKGLRADLEAEWVVFQMEIAHQSVAPDGTDKLLLSCSDGRRVECVLIPEGDRRTVCISTQVGCGMGCVFCASGLKGVERNLTSGEILEQVIQMRNLLPEDGRLSNIVVMGMGESLANLDNLIVALDRICSTEGLGMSQRRVTISTVGLPEKMRALAALDRQYHLAVSLHAPTEQLRNELVPINDKIGLTAVVEAADAYFRSSGRRVTYEYVMLRGINDRAEDASAMVGLLRARKAHVNLIPYNPVAGLPYERPSPASVRRFEGIVSAGGVSVSVRKTKGQEIDAACGQLRKRVEDAATAVAD